In Meleagris gallopavo isolate NT-WF06-2002-E0010 breed Aviagen turkey brand Nicholas breeding stock chromosome 2, Turkey_5.1, whole genome shotgun sequence, the following are encoded in one genomic region:
- the TBCC gene encoding tubulin-specific chaperone C, which yields LRGNPNTLRVRECRGCIVLCGPVSTSVLVDGCSECQLVVACQQLRTHRTRGSRFYVQVTSRAVIEDCSEVSFAPYAWSYPGIEADFESSGLDRNSNNWNLVDDFDWLASDRPSPNWSLIPERERVSFWD from the coding sequence CTCCGCGGCAACCCCAACACGCTGCGGGTGCGCGAGTGCCGCGGCTGCATCGTGCTGTGCGGGCCCGTCTCCACCTCCGTGCTGGTGGACGGTTGCAGCGAATGCCAGCTGGTGGTGGCCTGCCAGCAGCTCCGCACGCACCGCACCCGCGGCAGCCGCTTCTACGTGCAGGTGACCAGCAGGGCCGTCATCGAGGACTGCAGCGAGGTGTCTTTCGCGCCCTACGCGTGGAGCTACCCGGGCATCGAGGCGGACTTCGAGTCGTCCGGGCTGGATAGAAATAGCAACAACTGGAACCTGGTGGATGACTTTGACTGGCTGGCGAGCGACAGGCCCTCGCCCAACTGGAGCCTCATCCCCGAGCGAGAGCGTGTCAGCTTCTGGGACTGA